The DNA segment CAAAGGCATCATAAAACTCTGGATCGCGCACCACGCTCATGAATGGCGCAAGTCCCGTACCTGTGGAGAGCAGGTATAAATTTTTGCCGGGTTTGAGATTGTCGATGATGAGTGAGCCCGTGGGCTTACGGGAGACCAAAAGGGTGTCTCCTACTTTGAGATGCTGTAAGCGGGAAGTGAGCGGACCTTCCTGAACTTTGATGCTATAGAACTCAAGATGGTCTGAATAATGAGCACTGACCACGCTGTAGGCGCGCATCAGTGGTTTGCCATTGACCTCAAGACCAATCATCACAAATTGCCCAGTTTTAAAACGCAGGCTCGGGTCGCGAGTTGTGGTGAAGCTGAATAAAGTATCGTTCCAATGATGAACACTGAGTACGGTTTCATGGGCCATATTAGACATGGAAGTTTCTCATCAAAGTCTAGCCACCAGTCATGTTCATAAAGCGAACAATCTGGGGTGGCTCGTCGAGGTTAAAATAATGGCTTTCGGGTTTCTTGGGTATCGCATCCCGAATCGCCCTTTGCAAAAATTCTGGGTCATGGGGATGATTGCGCAAGACCTGTCGTAGGTCAACGGCATCTTCATTCCCGAGACAGAGTAACAAACGCCCCTCAGCGGTAAGGCGGACCCGATTGCAGTCCCCACAAAAATTATGGCTGTGGGGTGAAATCACCCCGATACGTACGTCACTGTCTCTCATCCGATGATACCGTGCTGGACCTCCGGTTGTCTCCTGTGTTGGCACTAAATCAAACTGTTGTTTGATAATGCTGAGGATCTCGCTACTTGAGATATGGGCATGTGCGCGATCATGTTCATCAATGATTCCAAGCGGCATTTCTTCGATGAATGTGAGATCCAGTTGCTTGCGTCTGGCGAAATGCACCAGATCTAGGATTTCATCATCATTGCGTCCACGCAAGATCACACTA comes from the Aquirhabdus parva genome and includes:
- the moaA gene encoding GTP 3',8-cyclase MoaA → MGSSHPITEKQATTPALIDRFGRQINYLRLSVTDRCDFRCVYCMAEDMTFFPKAQILSLEELYQVSAAFVALGVSKIRLTGGEPLVRANLPALVERLAQLDGLTELTLTTNGARLQQFALPLKTAGLDRINISLDSLSPIRFHELTRTGHLHDVLDGIHAAQDAGFERIKLNSVILRGRNDDEILDLVHFARRKQLDLTFIEEMPLGIIDEHDRAHAHISSSEILSIIKQQFDLVPTQETTGGPARYHRMRDSDVRIGVISPHSHNFCGDCNRVRLTAEGRLLLCLGNEDAVDLRQVLRNHPHDPEFLQRAIRDAIPKKPESHYFNLDEPPQIVRFMNMTGG
- a CDS encoding ferredoxin--NADP reductase, translated to MSNMAHETVLSVHHWNDTLFSFTTTRDPSLRFKTGQFVMIGLEVNGKPLMRAYSVVSAHYSDHLEFYSIKVQEGPLTSRLQHLKVGDTLLVSRKPTGSLIIDNLKPGKNLYLLSTGTGLAPFMSVVRDPEFYDAFEKIILTHGVRWKNELGYFEHITEDLPAHEHFGDLIRNQLIYYPTVTREDFEKQGRLTDLIESGKLFEDIGLPPFNPETDRIMICGSPSMLKDLVEILEARGFVEGTSHAPGDYVIERAFVEK